From Venturia canescens isolate UGA chromosome 3, ASM1945775v1, whole genome shotgun sequence:
TGGATCCACAATCGTGACATCAGCAAGTTGCAGCAAGTGTTATGGGAAGGTCATGGTTCAAAGCTGCGAGTGGAAACGAGCAATAATCCGAGAGTACGAAAATTTTTGGAAGCAACCCCCTTTATAATGGTAAACAAAAATCAAGCCTCGTTAGGCCATTGCGACGACTAGAGATCTAAAAAAAACCGTTACAAACGTTCCAGGATTCTATAAAAACGATCCACAGCGCCGTCATCAAAAACGATCTCGAAggattcaagaaaaaaatcgcgagTCCTGTCTCGCCGATAATACTGTGCAGCAAAGACGTCAATGGATTGAATGTCCTTCACAAGGTAGATCAGAACTTTCCCCCCTTTTCTCAGCTCGTAGAAAACACTTTGAACTCTTCAGAGCCTTCTTTCCATCGCTGCAATCATGCTCTTTGATTTCGTACTCCGGAAAGTGatcacggagagacttttatagcaaaaattactatgtttttatagtaacgtcggaccacatcgatattataataataatcgctacggagtgtgtcaaataatgcaaaagtttggggaaccatcaccacagttcatagtaaataacgcgccgTACTATATCAAAAATAAACACCGAgcgaaatttgatcaaaaacatagcaaataatgaaatgatttgatgaaaatttaggagataaaaaagcagtcctttctctgtgctatacgaaaaattgcatagtttcgtattttcccttttaccgcactgaattttgctcaataacatagcaaaattcatgcgcccaccaattatacGAGGCGTTGCTCCgtataagcatgaaaattaaccagtggcgcatagtaaaatttcaagcaatttgtccagtccaattcaccaatttttaacatttcgccaaagacacgagtgacattcggatatcgacagatcgttcgatgtaagaatgtcgcagacctaaattttgcctgtcgtacacagtaaaatttgagataactgctttcggcatcaaaattactatgcactttggtgaaatgtaatagaatgacgatatagaacagcgctgctacaaagcatagcaaatttttctagcaaattcatccgaaatattcgtataaaagtctctccgtgatCTTTCGCCATCAATAATCGTgtcgatattttcaaaaaattggcaaaatttttctattcgtacacggagaaaacgaggccgaaaattctagaggaaagcaCTAAGAATATTGTATCTCGAGGACAGTACatacgtactggattgcagcattaactcgaagagcagtaataaaaattgttcaatccatcatagtaaaaagaccaatacccataaccctttattcaaaagactccaGAGTATTTATctctagaaaattttcaaaatttcttcctctaataatttattaattatagtatttcagagaatattgcaagttgacgtattttttttattttttctttactctcgattgtaaagtatgctcggtgaaacctgaaaaaaacTACACGTGTGTTAAAATGTcccacgtattcggtgtacaTTCGTGTGTATTAATCATAGAATTTACCGTCCTGACAGTCGAGATTTGTGATTTCCACTCACCGGTGAGTGCTAGACTGACACGATggataacactcgaaaacaaaacgaaatatatttctcacgtgcatcacattttgctatccacataaagctgtttgttattcaagggacgaaaaatacaGCAAAATCCAATAAAAAGCTATGCTCTTTGTAATCGGTGTGtaaatacttcaaaaattcttgaaaaataatacattcctcactacactgagaaaaaaaagtaattggaACATCGAAATGTGGCATTGCAgggtgccaatgaaatatGTCGTCATCACAAGGTTAAATAGGgataaaatagttttagatcaaactgcagGTACATTCTCTCGAAAAACATGGcagttaaatgaagaaaactcttgcAATAACATCAATTGATATTTAATGAAGGATTTTATACACAAAACGAAAGCGTTTTTTCCACGCAGGTGTCGAAGGTGCTCAATAATTCGTTTGTTCTCAAGGCTGCCGGTCTCGGGTACACGGAAATCGCCCGGGAAATAATCGACAAGTATCCCGCAGCGTTGAGTCTCCAGGACAACGACGGGAGGACTCCTCTCCACTACGCCGCAATCGCTAAAGACGAGGGAGCCACTTACGATCTTCTGGTCGAGCACGGAGCCGACGAGAATAAATTGGATAACgtatttgtcgttttttttgttatttaaaAGGATCGTTAAAGCCTCATCGGGATTGTGAAAGATTGTCAAAGGGGGATTTGTCCTGTGACTACAGAAACAAAGGTCGCCCCCGCACTACAAACACCGTTCGAACGAAATAGACTTGACGAACCTCGTCGTCGTGCCGGAAGCACCACGAGTCTCCGGCTCGTATCCGAAAAATTGGGACTGGAGAATCCTCGAGTCGGACGAAGCCCTGAACAGAGCTCCTAAAAAAGTTCGCAGCATGGTGGACATTGACAGGGCTTTCGGGAGCCCGGAAGTTGCGCCGAAAAATGGAGACGTTGGTGCTGAAGATTTGGGGGTAATTTAGTGCATGCAACATCGTATATTGcgtgtgagaaaaaaaggaatgatTTATGGCTTTAATGTGCTGCTTATTTCATTGGTGGAATAACGACTGAAGATGAGCTTTCGCGATTTTGTTGTTGTAAGctatgagaaagtttttaattcttattttccactggtgtgtgtgtgcgtgtgtgtgtgtgtgtgtgtgtgtgtgttgaaTATGCACTTCTCGTATCgatgaagaaacgaagaaaaatacaaaagagaaaagaaacgttCGTTGGTTTTCTTCATGTTTTGacgattttccaaattttccttttcGGTGCTGAGAGTCGCGCGGAGCCAAATTGCTTTTGGTGTAGaagaaaatacgagaaaagGGGGGGACAAGATTGAAACTTTCAGATTACCAGAAGTGAGGAAGCTAAGGACGATTTGGTGGAACAGATTAAAAAAGCTGACGACGCTCTGGAGCTCGAGGTTCCAAGACCACCGGAAGTCGAGACCCTCGTCGTCGAAACGGAAGAATTCACGGCCCCGGAAGAACCCGCTCCGGAGGAAGGGCCTCCAGAAAACGACGGAAATACCTCGGACGACGAACTCGTCGTCGTCCCCGAAGCCGAGGAACAGGCTCCCCCGGATTCCCCGGAAGATAAAAAACCCGCAGAACTTCAGGGGCACGACGACGAGCCAGACTCGTTGAATGACGAAGAAAACAACGCCGAGGAACCCGCAGACACGAACGTCGAAGAGGAGGAACGCAACGAACCGAGCACCGGGGACTCCGGTCTCGAGGAATCGACCAAAGACGAGGATCAGGTTGGCTCAAATTCTCATtttgttgatgaaaaatactttCGAGTTTCTATCCGgctcaaagagtttcaatgaAAACACAGTCGTAGATTGACTCTCCGTGGTCACACATTCCAGGAAAAACGCCCTGGTCACACAGGCTCGAAATGACCCAAGCGAAGTTTAAACGCTTGCCGCATTGCCGGTATCGTGCTGAAGGacacaaaaaaattcaggATATCAGTTTGAATCTTTCCGAATGAGAAgatggtggaaaaaaaattttatccaattttcaaaatgtcgAAGTAAAATCAACGAGGCCACGTTtgagaaacgattttttttactcaaaagagtcaaaattcaaataaaaattcaagataTTAGTTTGAACCTTTCCGAATAAGGatatcgtgagaaaaaaatttctccaattttcaaatagtcgaaataaaatcaacGAGGCCACGTTtgagaaacgattttttttactcaaaagagtcaaaactcaaataaaaattcaagataTTAGTTTGAACTTTTCCGAATAAGAatatcgtgagaaaaaaatttcaccaattttcaaatagtcgaaataaaatcaacGAGGCCACGTTtgagaaacgattttttttacttaaaaaGAGTCAAAactcaaataaaaattgaggatattaATTTGGATCttctcgaataaaaatatcgtgagaaaagaaatgttatgaaattttcaaaatgtcgaaaaaaaatcaacgaggcCACGTTTGAGAAACGATTTTTGTTACTTAAAAAGAGTcaaaactgaaacaaaatttcagtttttcagTTTGGACCTTTCCGAATAAgaatatcgtgaaaaaaaaaatgttgtcaaattttcaaaatgtcgaaaaaaaatcaacgaggcCACGTTtgagaaacgattttttactctAAAAAAGTCCTCGGGCGCCGATAACTTGAAAATTCTAGATTAGAGTTGGCCTTCGGGTCATTTAGACCCCTGTTGACCACGGAGGGTTAAAATCCTATAAAACCAGCTACGAATAAAGTGTGTACTGAAAATCGTGGAGGAATTCCCTCCCCCAATCGGCGTCGATTTCGTTCCAATGAGGTACACGTAAGCGAAGAAAGCTCCGCCGAGGGCGATTCGCGATATATTTTTCCACGTGTCGTAACGATAGTTTTTTCACGCGGAATGGGAGCCCCATCGATCGATACGTTTGACCGGACACAGACATATGAGCAAGGTGCTTAAACACGCATGATTAATGCCAAGTAAATATCGATCTGTGAGGTTCATGCGCACATTTAAACTCGAACAAAATGAGGCTGACATTGGAggaagagagacggagaaacAGGCATTTATCGCTGGCAGGTTATCGTTGGAGAACACGCCGAGTCGCCAGAAGCGGAGCTCAACGAAGGGAGCATGGCAGTGGATTTGGAAGTCGAAGATTTGCTGGAGAACGGTAACATGGAACAACTGGCTGCGCTCGTGCTTAACGGCGAGGGACGAAGGCTCGTTGGAAGGCAATCGAGTAATCCCGAGCTCCAGGCTTTCATCGATAACGTGCCGGCTTACATAgtgagaaaaatgataaaaaaaaaaaattgtttcagcTTCTCGGAATTCTCGTGTCCGAAGCATCGTTTCATGAGCGACGTTATTGCAGGGAAAAATTCACGCCGTCCACATGGCCGCGAGGGAAGGCAACCTGAGGGACCTGCAGAGCTCACTTGACAGGCGCAAATTCGCCATCGCTCGCGATGGCTCCTCCCCACACGGGGCAACGCCACTTCACGTTGCAGTGATTTTTGGACACACTGCGATCATCAGGTTCGTCGATTAATCGGATGGGAATTTTGGGTGGAAATTCGAGTGGAAAGGAAGCGGTGAAACCACTCGATAAATAATCGAACATGTTCGCATTTGCTCTCAGGTATCTCGCTGGTAGATTTCCAGAAACGACACACGCGCTCGATATCGACGGCCGGACGCCACTGCACTACGCCGCGACCTTAGCTGACAACGGTCACTATTATAATCTCTTGCTTCATCTCGCCGCGAATCCTCTGGTCCAAGACAACGTGAGTACTCTTCGAACTCATTGAACAATCGATTCAGGCGCCGTTGCTAATTCCTCTTTCTTCGGAATGTCATCGGACTCGAGCAGTTCGGACAAAAGGCCGATTACTACAAGGACAACCAGAGCGATCTCTCCCACAAACGacttttgcgagatttcgGAGCTCGTGAAAAACTCGCCGATGAAATGCTCACCGACAAAGGtagattctcgtttttttctcgtcctcACGTCGCACCGACGCTTCACGCACTTTTCATTCACGCGATCTTGACCCCCGGAATACTgcgcaaaaatattttcaacggaaatcaCAATCGTTTTGATTCACAAAAACCTTTTCCGGCATATTCAACGCACATAAaatgcgaatgaaaaatagtcAATTCAACACTAAAATTTCGTATCAGTTCCATTTCAGTTGACAATCAAAATTATCCGAGTAAAGAAACGCGAGTTGAGCGTGTCACGCTTTTGGTCGATTGTCGTCTCAGAGTTTGttcattaaattaaaaaaatttcgtacgtTTTTCTCCGCGAATTCTTCATTGTTCGTGGAGCCTCTCGAGAGACAACTCGATCTCACGCCTTAAATTTAGAACAGGCGATTTGGCCCTCCGAAATGTTTGTTCGAACATCCTTTGCGTGTAGTCGTCACAGTTGTCACAAAGCACTATGTATTGGTCACTGGGGcacgtttgaaaaatgacgTTCTCGGTTGTCGAAAAGCTTTTGGATAAATGCGCGTTGCAATGCCGAATGATAATATCTCGGAAGTTTGACTCAATGGgatttttaatcggacgaGTGTGCAGTTCCGGGCGGAGATCTATACTCGTCGCGTCGGGACATAAACGAGCCGGAAACACTGGCGACCCTCGAAAGATGTTTTCGTCTGTTGGCCAACGCGCGGCGGGGATCGGTGACGAGTACGCCGACAACGAGCAACGGTACACATCTTGGTCGTTTTCTCAAAAGAGCCGTATTTGATCGTCTTAAGCACCGAGTTACGCGCATGGATCACAATCTGTTTGACGTTATTTGGCCGTCGTTGAGGAAATACAATAGCACGAATAAGCCGAGAACAGCGAGCAGTATAAATAGCAACGGGAGCAATAGGTCTTCGACGAACGGTAACATGGACGACGATTTGACGAGTACGATCGTTGCGCCGGACTACGAGAGTTATTACGTCTTCGGAGAGTTGTTCGATCCGTTCATACGCGATTTGCACTGCGTCACGACGACCGGAGAGTTGGGCGAACATCCGTTGCCGTGTTTTTTCGAGGAGATTTTGACGACCGACGATCTCGCGAACGCCGAAGAGACGAGGGCGATTGTGGAGTCGTACGATCTCGACCCCCAGTGCAAATACATTTTGGCGGGAGTCATCGACTGCTGTCGAAATCTCGAGGATTTTCCTCTGCCCCTGAACCTAACGATCAATCAATTGGAAGAAACCGAAAGACAAATAACCGAGGAGCTTTTGACTACGGAAATCGGCGACATTATGGCCGAGGGCTCGAGCGAGGACGAGCCGGGAACTTATTACACTTTGAACGAAGTTTTGGACCGACCGAGCGAGGTAAGAGCGCAGTTGGCAGCTGCCGGTCTACTGTTGCCAATCACAGAAACAGAAATCAGCGACGAGCGCCGTCTACACGGGAAACACTGGCCCTACGGGCGTGGCGTTTACGTCGCGGCCTCCGGCGACGTCGCTGTCTGGGTTAACGTCCAAGACCACATCAGAGTCATCTGCTGCACCGACGAATCTCGACCTGGACACATTGGTCGTGCTTACGTCAAAATGGCACGAATAATTACGACcttcgacgaaaaattgacgttcAAGCGCGACGAAAGATTGGGCTTCTTGAGCGCACGGCCCTCCGCAATCGGCAACAGCATGAGATTCAATCTCATCGTCAAGCTCCCCGGTTTATCCAAAGAATCTGAAAACCTGCGTCATCTGTGCGTCGTACGGGGTCTCCGGGTGAGGGAAACCATGCGGAGTGACACCGTCAAAATCGGAAATCAACAGTGCCTCAGTATCACCGAATTACAAACCCTCCAAGACTTTTCTCGTGcccttctcaatattttaagCCTCGAGAAAGAACTAATGCTCACTAGCTCCATGAAAATAGCCACTCTCATTGCCAGCATGTTTCGAAAACGATCCTCTCTCTCCCGGGGCTCCACGGCCTGAAAAACAACTCAAAATACTCATCGATTTAGCCTTAcgtatgaaaacaataatccAAAATACCCCCCGAGACAccacaattttcacgattcctTCGACGAAACCACGAGAAGAAATCGCGAGATCGACCAACTCCACACTATCGCCACGAGATTAATCCTCGGAGTTCGAAGCTTCGAATTAAACTCTCATCAAACGATAACGATCAAAACACTATAACGATAACGAAACTCTGGACCGTGCGCTCCGGATACGTTTATTCGAGAGAACATTTCTGTGATACTGCAGCCAATACAGCTACTAatttaatttcatgatttttcaacCGACTTTACCATATACGAGAATGTTTATATTCATTATaacctttttttattacaacTGAAATTCCCGAAGTAGCTTAAATCCTAGTTTTCGTTTGCCTTCCCGCCCTCGCGTTGGAAAGATGTGTGAACGCGTCGATTTTCGTAAAGCTCAATAAATTATTGACGATTATAATAGTACAAtgagaaatgataaaaaaaccgGTTTAACGGCGAACAATAAAGCGAGTATCTCTGAGCAATGTTGGATTAGCCGCCGGATTCGACCACTGGACATTAAGCGCTGTGGGTTAGTAGACGAAacattatttctttatttttctcttcgttgttatatatattctttggtttttcgttatttttcatgaaattatgaaGCATTCGATGTTTTGacgccatttttatttaaacattaTCAATGAGCTGTTGAGATTTTTAAGGAACGTTGATTTTCTCGTTTCGCGGAGTTTCATTGGTCGATATCCGGCTACGAGTATAATTGGCCAGTAAACCATGATTTTTGTTTCCATGTTTAATTCACCTCGGGAGCGGTATATGGCGACAAAGCATTACGAATTTTCGCTAAAGCTTTGTGTGTCCATGCACGAATCGATGTCCACACGAAAGTGACGATAGCACATATCTTTCCAACCTTGTATATAGTCATGTTGACGTTACATTATTGTACTAATCATACGATTGAAAATACTCgggtgtgtgtgcgtgtgtgtcgCGTGAAAAGTTTCGTGCCCACAGGAGGCTGACTCGATCACGCTTTTTATTTTGACaaagtttttgaaaacttGTGTGTGTTTTTATTCTTCGCAAGAAATTTGTGCTTTGTGTGGGTGTGCGTTGTTGAAAAAAGGGAGAGCAAATTGTACGAGGGCTGGAGGTTATGTGAAGGTGTCGTTGAAAGTCCAACGaattcgttttgatttttcagaTAACGGGGCCACTGACGTACCCATTTTTCGCACCGAGGAAGGCCGCTACTTGGCTTCTTGTGAGTCGCTTTTTCATCGACGCTTCTTCACAGTacattttcttgtttttctcttcttttttttttcaatctatttACGTGCGTGACTTTCCCTTGCAGCTCTCGGCGATCCCCTGATAAAAGGCCTCACCGAAGTCGCCCACACGCGACCCAACGATCCTGTCACTTATCTCGCAAcgtacttgtacaattttgcCAGCAAAAACAAATCCACCGACTCTAAAGAGGCAAGTTCGTGCCTCAATCTTTCAAAACGAATTATTCGTGCATCTAAAAAACTAGAAAATatgggcgggggggggggggggagacaACGACGGAAAACGTCCGAATTCTCACGATCGATTTTGTTCCCAGGAATCTAACGTCCTCATCATACCCAATCGTAAACAGGTCGAGCTCAACGATCCTGCTATCGATGTCTTCGACGACGATGCAGGCTATCCGAAAAGTCCGGAATCCGAGGGCCCCGAATCAACGTTCAACAACTCGAACAGGGTAACAAATAATCGATTGCAAATTCCTCGAATAaagattaatttttattgaacgTCATGGATGAATCTGTGTTTTCGAATAACTTTTCGGTTCGATTTTGATTCGAAATttgatgagattttttttgatgaaattttatgaCCACAGCTgtagcgcatatcatacgaattttgaaatttttagtggaacttttattttttcgcaaaaaacgaaagaaacgtgctttttcgcattttttggaaaaaagaccggcatttttgaaaaaacctgAAATCGCATGATACgcgctattttttttatacagttttaaaaattttgtaatttcttttaaattttatttctctttttttattttcaatttttaattatttatatttctctatatataattataattagTAAATTTAATAGattgtttaattttatatCATCTTTTTTTGGACCCGTCTTCCTCTCCATGAATGTAAATTCTCCTCtatgaatattaaaaaaaaaattcgtatattTTAAGGGTAATTAATTGGAGTAGATCCCttaaattttggaaatttcgtttttccttgagttagaaataattgaaaattaggATGAGTCGAAGGCGTTGAAGGCTTCCGGAAGCTCGAGTCAGCATGAAACTTTTCTAGTTGCTAAAAATCAATTAACCTTTTCTAGGACGAGCACGGTCAGAGCATGCTGCACTTTACCGCAGTCCGAACTCATCCGACCGATGGATTATTCAACATGCTTCAGGAGACCCAGATAAACGTTGGCTTCCGGGACGAACTTTACCGCACAGCTCGTGATGTCGCAGAAGACTCAAACATTCGTGAAAACGTCGAGGACATTGATCGGTGGGTCGTTTATCTCGCGGCGAGGGGTGAAACCGAAAAGTTGGTCGAGCTTCTGCTCGAAGGCTACGATCATATTCTGGACGCCGAAGATGCTGGAATTAATATCGTCGACGTTGCTGCCGAGAGAAACCGCGAGGCCACTGTACAATTTCTACAGTCAATAAACCACTTTTCCGTGAGCTTCGATCGATTTTCccttaaaattatttttattcgacgcTATTTTTAATTGagagtttaaaaatgtttccaGGCTCAGAGAGAAAAACTTCACAGTGCTATTCGCGCTGGGGATTTTGAAACTGTGAAGGAAATATTCCAGCAAAATGGCTCGGGCAGTACGCTTCTAGCGGtgggaaaaaatatcgttagCCGGTGCGCCCTCCACATCGCAGTACTCGGAGAGCACGCAAATATCGTCGAGTTTATTGCAAAGAATTATCCCGATGCACTGCGGACCGGTGACAACGTGAGCTTCTATTTATGAACGAAATagtcgaaaaattgaaaagatctTCGATCCCACGAACTTTAATGCGATGCCAAATTTTTTATGGAAATCTTGCAGAAAATGAgagattttatattttatgatTCTATAAAATTTCTCTAcaaattctcataaaaatgtttttccataGCTCGAAAGAACTGCTCTCCACTACGCGATGGGGGTACCATCAGTCGAAATTCTCAGTGGAATGTTAATCAAATCCGGAGCAAAACGAGTGCACAAAGATCTCGTAAGCCACGAAACGAATATTCCTTTGCTGCGTTCTCTGTTCACtttaatttttcgttcaaatgtcgtttaaggtagttcgataGCTGAGTGCCGTATAAAAATAGCCCTCGCCCTGTGTgaacattattcgttgtgaaatgtcttccaaaaatcattcaaattatcgttaatgATCAGTAAAACAATATAGggttacgatattttactaaagtttcatagtttctcgtgattttgcaatttttacattttttcattttcgtacgCCCCTGTTAGTAGAATACCTCTTCGTGTCGTATGCATATATACGAGCATACAAATGAATGCTCAGAAGCACGTGAGTCGCGGCAACACTGTACACAGGCAGCTATCTGAAACGAGCGCAGCGTCCTAAAGTATAGTGATAATCATGGCTTGTCTCACGCGACAGCGTTGCCACGTCGCGAATTTGAAATACTCCCACTCAAAATTCTCGTACGATTTTTGTTACAGTAATTTTTGTCTCACAAAATAGACGGTAGattatgttgtttttttttcaattttttcttcagaagatactctaacactgtgttttttaaaataaaaatcttaagaatcgttctcgagttatttcgatacacatttttttggacGATTACCATGTGTTCGGATGGAGAAACAGATGGAGAAATTAACttggaatatttgaaaaactataCGGTAGaactacgtttttttttttaatcgagtcGATAGTTTTTTCTGCgcgacatatatttttttcaaaatttccgtaaGAAGTCGGATTTTGCTATCGAACGACTTTaagataattataaaaatcttatttttcaatgCATTTTTTACTGGTGATTTCAGAAATCACGACAGCCATCGTACTACTTTATGAACAAAACGGACATACAGAAGCTTCAAGAAGAGGAGGAAAGTATCGCAAAAGCAAATCAAATGTGAACGAAAATtggattattttattatttggtAACTACACTTAAGTACTGTACCGTCACTCAATGGCGATGCGAATTAGTTGGATATTTTTTTGCCAACGAAGAAAccatttcgaataaaaaatatagaattgaTAACCCCTTGGTCGATCGTCTCTACGTACTTCTATAatcgaaaaatgacaaaaataatCGATCATCCATTTTACAAAGTGATTTTATTGATCCGATTCGAGCGTAATGTGATTGAATTCGCAGTTTCGGAATTCGAACACATTGCTCTGG
This genomic window contains:
- the LOC122408273 gene encoding serine/threonine-protein phosphatase 6 regulatory ankyrin repeat subunit B-like isoform X3; protein product: MNPATVKQWLTRGELEKLENVVLEGRGARLLGEHSPDLRTRVFLKALPNFLTKISQIHDAVTRGSLPEVQKLVADEPKKKLALAKDSSGTPLIHKAVYNDHQDIVEWFIHTYPTSLQQKDREGRTALHYCSACKDPDAIWELLIEGGCDSSVCDKRGNPAAYYLSHNNEIELPEGETMARRKGSNSKEYLDFKPSNIRIWIHNRDISKLQQVLWEGHGSKLRVETSNNPRVRKFLEATPFIMDSIKTIHSAVIKNDLEGFKKKIASPVSPIILCSKDVNGLNVLHKAAGLGYTEIAREIIDKYPAALSLQDNDGRTPLHYAAIAKDEGATYDLLVEHGADENKLDNKQRSPPHYKHRSNEIDLTNLVVVPEAPRVSGSYPKNWDWRILESDEALNRAPKKVRSMVDIDRAFGSPEVAPKNGDVGAEDLGITRSEEAKDDLVEQIKKADDALELEVPRPPEVETLVVETEEFTAPEEPAPEEGPPENDGNTSDDELVVVPEAEEQAPPDSPEDKKPAELQGHDDEPDSLNDEENNAEEPADTNVEEEERNEPSTGDSGLEESTKDEDQVIVGEHAESPEAELNEGSMAVDLEVEDLLENGNMEQLAALVLNGEGRRLVGRQSSNPELQAFIDNVPAYIGKIHAVHMAAREGNLRDLQSSLDRRKFAIARDGSSPHGATPLHVAVIFGHTAIIRYLAGRFPETTHALDIDGRTPLHYAATLADNGHYYNLLLHLAANPLVQDNFGQKADYYKDNQSDLSHKRLLRDFGAREKLADEMLTDKDNGATDVPIFRTEEGRYLASSLGDPLIKGLTEVAHTRPNDPVTYLATYLYNFASKNKSTDSKEESNVLIIPNRKQVELNDPAIDVFDDDAGYPKSPESEGPESTFNNSNRDEHGQSMLHFTAVRTHPTDGLFNMLQETQINVGFRDELYRTARDVAEDSNIRENVEDIDRWVVYLAARGETEKLVELLLEGYDHILDAEDAGINIVDVAAERNREATVQFLQSINHFSAQREKLHSAIRAGDFETVKEIFQQNGSGSTLLAVGKNIVSRCALHIAVLGEHANIVEFIAKNYPDALRTGDNLERTALHYAMGVPSVEILSGMLIKSGAKRVHKDLKSRQPSYYFMNKTDIQKLQEEEESIAKANQM
- the LOC122408273 gene encoding uncharacterized protein isoform X1, which produces MNPATVKQWLTRGELEKLENVVLEGRGARLLGEHSPDLRTRVFLKALPNFLTKISQIHDAVTRGSLPEVQKLVADEPKKKLALAKDSSGTPLIHKAVYNDHQDIVEWFIHTYPTSLQQKDREGRTALHYCSACKDPDAIWELLIEGGCDSSVCDKRGNPAAYYLSHNNEIELPEGETMARRKGSNSKEYLDFKPSNIRIWIHNRDISKLQQVLWEGHGSKLRVETSNNPRVRKFLEATPFIMDSIKTIHSAVIKNDLEGFKKKIASPVSPIILCSKDVNGLNVLHKAAGLGYTEIAREIIDKYPAALSLQDNDGRTPLHYAAIAKDEGATYDLLVEHGADENKLDNKQRSPPHYKHRSNEIDLTNLVVVPEAPRVSGSYPKNWDWRILESDEALNRAPKKVRSMVDIDRAFGSPEVAPKNGDVGAEDLGITRSEEAKDDLVEQIKKADDALELEVPRPPEVETLVVETEEFTAPEEPAPEEGPPENDGNTSDDELVVVPEAEEQAPPDSPEDKKPAELQGHDDEPDSLNDEENNAEEPADTNVEEEERNEPSTGDSGLEESTKDEDQVIVGEHAESPEAELNEGSMAVDLEVEDLLENGNMEQLAALVLNGEGRRLVGRQSSNPELQAFIDNVPAYIGKIHAVHMAAREGNLRDLQSSLDRRKFAIARDGSSPHGATPLHVAVIFGHTAIIRYLAGRFPETTHALDIDGRTPLHYAATLADNGHYYNLLLHLAANPLVQDNFGQKADYYKDNQSDLSHKRLLRDFGAREKLADEMLTDKVPGGDLYSSRRDINEPETLATLERCFRLLANARRGSVTSTPTTSNDNGATDVPIFRTEEGRYLASSLGDPLIKGLTEVAHTRPNDPVTYLATYLYNFASKNKSTDSKEESNVLIIPNRKQVELNDPAIDVFDDDAGYPKSPESEGPESTFNNSNRDEHGQSMLHFTAVRTHPTDGLFNMLQETQINVGFRDELYRTARDVAEDSNIRENVEDIDRWVVYLAARGETEKLVELLLEGYDHILDAEDAGINIVDVAAERNREATVQFLQSINHFSAQREKLHSAIRAGDFETVKEIFQQNGSGSTLLAVGKNIVSRCALHIAVLGEHANIVEFIAKNYPDALRTGDNLERTALHYAMGVPSVEILSGMLIKSGAKRVHKDLKSRQPSYYFMNKTDIQKLQEEEESIAKANQM